In Sebaldella termitidis ATCC 33386, one DNA window encodes the following:
- the rbsK gene encoding ribokinase, with the protein MKHILVIGSLNMDLVVKVEKLPKLGETILGETLYENPGGKGANQAVAAAKLGGNVSMIGKLGKDNYGEQLLLNLKSNNIKTEGIIRCDDITGTAVIEVDSKGNNSIVVIPGSNLKLSKEDLDSASDLIDKADIVILQQEIPMETVEYALELAAEKGKITILNPAPAVKISEKVLAATDFLILNETELEIISGKESIPETEYIYTINELRNKGAKNIILTLGEKGGMYTEGEEIKEYKALKVTAVDTTAAGDSFIGAFALKLAENAGVSDALEFAVGVSALTVTRSGAQQSLPTQEELKLFLESK; encoded by the coding sequence GTGAAACACATTCTGGTAATAGGAAGCTTAAATATGGATTTGGTAGTGAAAGTGGAAAAACTGCCAAAACTCGGGGAAACAATATTGGGTGAAACGCTTTATGAAAATCCCGGGGGAAAAGGAGCCAATCAGGCTGTAGCAGCAGCGAAACTGGGCGGCAATGTAAGTATGATAGGAAAGCTGGGAAAGGACAACTATGGTGAACAATTACTTCTGAATCTGAAAAGTAATAATATTAAGACAGAAGGAATTATAAGATGTGATGATATTACCGGTACTGCTGTCATAGAAGTAGACAGCAAGGGAAATAACAGTATTGTGGTTATTCCGGGCAGTAACTTAAAACTCTCAAAGGAAGATTTGGATTCGGCATCTGACTTAATTGATAAAGCAGATATAGTAATATTACAGCAGGAAATTCCGATGGAAACTGTGGAATATGCCTTGGAGCTGGCAGCCGAAAAAGGGAAAATAACAATATTAAATCCTGCTCCGGCAGTGAAGATAAGTGAAAAAGTACTGGCTGCGACTGACTTTCTGATATTAAATGAAACAGAACTTGAGATAATATCGGGAAAAGAAAGTATACCTGAAACAGAATATATTTATACGATAAATGAATTAAGAAACAAAGGAGCCAAAAATATTATACTGACTCTGGGTGAGAAAGGAGGAATGTACACAGAGGGAGAGGAAATAAAGGAGTATAAAGCTCTAAAAGTAACAGCTGTAGATACTACAGCAGCAGGAGACTCTTTTATAGGAGCTTTTGCACTAAAGCTTGCAGAGAATGCAGGTGTATCAGATGCTCTTGAGTTTGCCGTAGGCGTTTCAGCACTAACGGTAACAAGAAGCGGCGCACAACAATCATTGCCTACACAAGAAGAATTAAAATTGTTTTTAGAATCTAAATAA
- a CDS encoding LacI family DNA-binding transcriptional regulator gives MKITDIAELSGVSKATVSRVLNNSPNVKEETREKIMKIIEKNNYYPNAIARNLSKRENNSIGVIIPDISNPFFAKIVDKISIEAEKKGLNVFLCNSGEEFKNQEKFIKTLIEQRIKGIILIATRETYPKSDFLKEYIKEIPVIILDRALKTDLPSVLMPNFELAYDATKLFIENGHKEIAIITGPLTEKTATDRLEGYKKAMLDNKLKVKKQNIFYGDFNVESGYEMSKEILKNKKITGVFVSNNLMTIGLLKAARESGHRIPEDISVFSFEEIEWGEYFGLEISAYKIPFELMGQKAVEVLFRRIEDKTFNQKVEVDLERAANQKLSIKNIRGKEDVKK, from the coding sequence ATGAAAATAACAGACATAGCAGAGTTATCGGGAGTATCGAAAGCAACAGTATCAAGGGTATTAAATAACAGTCCCAATGTAAAGGAAGAAACAAGAGAAAAAATAATGAAAATTATTGAAAAAAATAATTATTACCCTAATGCAATAGCAAGAAATTTATCAAAAAGAGAAAATAATTCCATAGGTGTTATTATTCCAGATATAAGTAACCCGTTTTTCGCAAAAATAGTGGATAAAATATCTATAGAGGCGGAAAAAAAGGGACTGAATGTATTTTTGTGCAATTCGGGAGAAGAATTCAAAAATCAGGAAAAATTTATAAAGACACTGATAGAGCAGAGAATAAAAGGCATTATACTTATTGCGACAAGGGAGACATATCCCAAAAGTGATTTTTTGAAAGAATATATAAAAGAAATTCCTGTTATTATATTAGACAGAGCACTTAAAACAGACCTTCCAAGTGTTTTGATGCCGAACTTTGAACTGGCATATGATGCTACGAAGCTTTTTATAGAAAACGGACATAAAGAGATTGCCATAATCACAGGTCCATTAACTGAAAAAACAGCTACTGACAGACTGGAAGGTTATAAAAAAGCAATGCTTGACAACAAGCTGAAAGTAAAGAAACAAAATATATTTTACGGAGACTTTAATGTAGAGAGCGGATATGAAATGTCAAAGGAGATACTGAAAAACAAAAAAATCACAGGAGTATTCGTATCGAATAACCTGATGACAATAGGACTTCTAAAGGCAGCACGTGAATCAGGACATAGAATACCGGAAGATATAAGTGTATTTTCATTTGAGGAAATAGAATGGGGAGAATATTTCGGACTTGAGATTTCTGCATATAAGATACCATTCGAACTCATGGGGCAAAAAGCGGTAGAAGTTCTTTTCAGAAGAATAGAAGACAAGACTTTTAACCAAAAAGTAGAGGTGGATTTAGAAAGGGCTGCAAATCAAAAGTTGAGTATAAAGAACATTAGAGGGAAGGAGGATGTAAAAAAGTGA
- a CDS encoding glycosyltransferase family 4 protein translates to MAKILLFSEGKNLFSKSGVGKALEHQKKALGLNGVEYTLDPDDEYDIAHINTIGLASWRVLRSAKKKKKPVVYHTHTTSEDFRGSIKFSNQLSVIIKFWAKKLYNSADYLISPTNYTKNLISSKYVNNKEIRVISNGVDIKRFSKNEELGRKFREKFGYSDEDIVIISAGLPFQRKGVLDLVEIAKENPEYKFIWFGASSIKNILPKKVKNIIENPPKNVIFPGFVDEEILLGAYSSANLFFFPTYEENEGIVVLEALSMKLPALLRDIPVYEDWLKNKKTCFKGSNNAEFTKHIEYIINNNTSEVTENAYEVARERELSKIGIKYKEYYDYILSKEEN, encoded by the coding sequence ATGGCAAAAATTTTACTTTTTTCGGAGGGAAAAAATTTATTCAGCAAATCAGGCGTTGGAAAGGCTTTAGAGCACCAAAAAAAGGCCCTTGGTCTTAACGGGGTAGAGTATACGCTTGATCCTGATGATGAATATGATATAGCACATATAAATACAATAGGACTTGCTTCTTGGAGAGTACTGAGAAGTGCCAAAAAAAAGAAAAAACCTGTAGTCTATCATACACATACTACAAGTGAAGATTTTAGGGGAAGTATAAAGTTCAGCAATCAGCTTTCGGTTATTATAAAATTTTGGGCAAAAAAGCTCTATAATAGTGCTGATTATCTGATTTCGCCTACTAATTACACAAAAAATCTTATTTCATCAAAATATGTGAATAACAAGGAAATAAGAGTAATATCAAATGGTGTGGATATAAAACGTTTTAGCAAAAATGAGGAGCTTGGCCGGAAATTCAGAGAGAAGTTCGGCTATAGTGATGAAGATATAGTAATAATATCAGCTGGTCTTCCTTTTCAGAGAAAAGGAGTACTGGATCTCGTGGAGATAGCGAAGGAAAATCCCGAGTATAAATTTATCTGGTTCGGGGCTTCAAGCATAAAAAATATACTTCCGAAAAAAGTAAAAAATATCATAGAAAATCCTCCCAAAAATGTGATTTTTCCGGGTTTTGTGGATGAGGAAATTTTGCTTGGGGCTTACAGCTCGGCAAATCTGTTTTTTTTCCCCACATATGAGGAAAATGAAGGAATAGTTGTTTTAGAGGCATTGTCTATGAAACTGCCTGCGCTTCTCAGAGATATACCTGTTTATGAAGACTGGCTGAAAAATAAAAAAACATGTTTTAAAGGAAGTAATAATGCGGAATTTACTAAGCATATAGAATATATTATAAATAATAATACTTCTGAAGTAACAGAGAATGCTTATGAGGTGGCAAGGGAGAGAGAGCTTTCCAAAATAGGAATAAAATATAAAGAATATTATGATTATATACTGTCAAAAGAAGAGAATTAG
- a CDS encoding glycosyltransferase family 4 protein, with amino-acid sequence MKIGIFTDTYKPQVNGVVTSITVLERELRKKGHKVYIITTSDPEVHSPESNVLRLPSLVFRPAPQYRLGMIYSNRVINKIKKLNLDIIHSQTEWGVGTFSRFAAKRLNIPLVHTYHTLYEYYTHYVTKGHFKKQARKLAQKISKFYCDMCDSLVVPTEKVEKIIKSYGVEKDIYIIPTGIDVERFYRKNYTDEERQQLRHEYGIKDDEFLCVYIGRVAKEKSIDYLIESFAKIDDEKMKLLIIGKGPDLEDFKLFAEQFDFGGRVIFSGEIPYEKIPIYYQIGDVFLNASISETQGLTFIEAMAAEVIVNARFDENLEKLITKREAGLLYKDTDEFLSNIKTIKADKELVKVLKNNALEISKEFSAEAFGVSIENVYYDTIKEFKHGKNFTFFGGKKFIQQIRRWKGFRAPKKGPWS; translated from the coding sequence ATGAAAATAGGGATTTTTACCGATACGTACAAGCCGCAGGTAAACGGAGTAGTAACTTCTATCACTGTACTAGAAAGAGAACTCAGAAAAAAGGGGCACAAAGTTTATATTATAACAACTTCGGATCCGGAGGTTCATTCTCCGGAGAGTAATGTTCTGAGACTTCCCAGTCTTGTTTTCAGACCTGCTCCACAATACAGGCTTGGAATGATCTATTCAAACAGAGTAATAAATAAAATAAAAAAACTGAATCTTGATATAATCCATTCACAGACAGAATGGGGCGTTGGAACATTTTCAAGATTTGCTGCCAAGAGGCTTAATATTCCCTTAGTCCATACATATCACACATTGTATGAATATTATACCCATTATGTGACTAAAGGGCATTTTAAGAAGCAGGCACGTAAGCTGGCACAGAAAATAAGCAAATTTTACTGTGATATGTGTGATTCTCTGGTAGTTCCCACTGAAAAGGTGGAAAAAATAATAAAATCTTACGGTGTGGAAAAGGATATATATATTATCCCTACAGGAATAGATGTAGAGAGATTCTACAGAAAGAATTATACAGATGAAGAGAGACAGCAGTTAAGACATGAATATGGTATAAAGGATGACGAATTTTTGTGTGTCTATATAGGAAGAGTGGCTAAGGAAAAAAGTATAGACTATCTGATAGAGTCATTTGCCAAAATAGATGATGAAAAAATGAAACTTTTGATAATAGGAAAAGGACCTGATCTGGAGGATTTTAAGCTCTTTGCCGAACAGTTTGATTTTGGAGGCAGAGTTATATTTTCAGGAGAAATTCCGTATGAGAAAATACCAATATATTACCAGATCGGTGATGTATTTTTGAATGCAAGTATTTCCGAAACTCAGGGTCTTACTTTTATTGAAGCTATGGCTGCGGAAGTAATAGTTAATGCCAGATTTGATGAAAATCTTGAAAAACTAATAACTAAAAGAGAAGCAGGACTGCTTTATAAAGATACAGACGAATTTCTTTCTAATATCAAAACAATAAAGGCTGATAAAGAGCTGGTAAAAGTATTAAAAAACAATGCCCTGGAAATCTCAAAAGAATTTTCGGCTGAAGCTTTTGGGGTCAGTATAGAAAATGTCTATTATGACACAATAAAGGAGTTTAAACATGGCAAAAATTTTACTTTTTTCGGAGGGAAAAAATTTATTCAGCAAATCAGGCGTTGGAAAGGCTTTAGAGCACCAAAAAAAGGCCCTTGGTCTTAA
- a CDS encoding DMT family transporter gives MSEIKNTRAVAALGAFISSFLWSTAFVAIKIGYRYYSGQFTFAGIRFFLAGVILLLFSLKYMKMFFANFKVLFIIGFFQIFIGYAVFYTALKYIDATVSSIIVGGSPVTTALVSHIVLKDDKLNKNKIISLVLGFLGIFVVVIGKASGGDGTAHNPFLITLVSAFLLILNQIINALVNIYVAKKSLGVNPVIINGGQLFIGGALLILLGTIAGEEQNFLQFEMPLLMAIGWLVIVSTFAFTIWYTILQKKLMTVSELNIWKFITPVSGAILAFLLLKEIPNIYTIAGLVLVVLSLFFNSKKQKKSE, from the coding sequence GTGTCTGAGATTAAAAATACAAGAGCTGTTGCCGCACTGGGTGCTTTTATAAGTTCCTTTTTGTGGTCAACGGCTTTTGTAGCAATTAAAATAGGGTACAGGTATTACAGTGGTCAGTTTACTTTTGCAGGGATAAGATTTTTTCTTGCCGGTGTTATTTTATTATTGTTCTCATTAAAGTATATGAAAATGTTTTTTGCTAATTTTAAGGTATTGTTTATAATAGGTTTTTTTCAGATATTTATAGGTTATGCAGTATTTTACACAGCTTTGAAATATATTGATGCTACGGTTTCTTCAATAATTGTGGGAGGCAGTCCGGTGACAACGGCTCTCGTCTCACATATAGTACTAAAGGATGATAAGCTTAATAAAAATAAGATAATCAGTCTGGTACTGGGATTTTTGGGGATATTTGTAGTGGTTATAGGAAAGGCTTCAGGAGGAGACGGTACTGCTCATAATCCTTTTCTCATAACTCTGGTCAGTGCATTTTTATTAATACTGAATCAGATTATAAATGCTTTGGTAAATATATATGTGGCAAAAAAATCGCTTGGTGTGAATCCTGTTATTATAAACGGCGGGCAGCTTTTTATCGGCGGAGCTTTATTGATACTGCTGGGAACGATAGCGGGAGAAGAGCAGAATTTTCTCCAGTTTGAAATGCCTTTGCTGATGGCAATAGGATGGCTGGTAATAGTTTCTACATTTGCTTTCACTATCTGGTACACAATTCTTCAAAAAAAGCTGATGACAGTATCAGAATTGAATATATGGAAGTTCATAACGCCTGTGAGCGGAGCGATTCTTGCATTTTTACTTCTTAAAGAAATACCTAATATTTATACGATAGCAGGATTAGTACTGGTAGTACTTTCTTTATTTTTTAATTCAAAAAAGCAAAAAAAATCGGAATAA
- the fabG gene encoding 3-oxoacyl-ACP reductase FabG, whose protein sequence is MLQGKIALVTGGSRGIGKDIVLKYANNGATVISGDLIDPDYTHENVSFVKLNVTDRDNIKEAASKIKEQYGKLDILVNNAGITRDAILLKMKEEDWDLVVDINLKGVYNVTQGFISLLLKSGNASIINMASVVGLDGNAGQTNYSATKGGVIAMAKTWAKEFGRRNVRSNAIAPGFIKTDMTHVLPEQVIESVLANTPLRSMGESEDVSNAALFLASDMSKFITGQVIRVDGGLNL, encoded by the coding sequence TTGCTACAGGGAAAAATAGCCTTAGTTACAGGCGGATCCAGAGGAATAGGAAAAGATATAGTATTAAAATATGCTAATAATGGAGCAACAGTAATTTCCGGAGATCTGATTGATCCGGATTATACACATGAAAATGTAAGCTTTGTTAAACTTAATGTTACTGACAGAGATAACATAAAAGAAGCTGCATCAAAAATAAAAGAACAGTATGGAAAATTAGATATATTAGTAAATAATGCCGGAATTACAAGAGACGCCATATTATTAAAAATGAAAGAGGAAGACTGGGATCTGGTTGTGGATATAAACCTGAAAGGTGTTTATAACGTAACGCAGGGATTCATTTCACTTCTTTTAAAGAGCGGAAACGCAAGTATAATAAACATGGCTTCAGTAGTAGGTCTTGACGGGAATGCAGGACAAACTAACTATTCTGCTACAAAAGGCGGAGTTATCGCCATGGCAAAAACTTGGGCGAAAGAATTCGGAAGAAGAAATGTAAGATCAAATGCAATTGCACCAGGATTTATAAAAACTGACATGACACATGTACTTCCTGAACAGGTAATAGAATCTGTTCTTGCAAATACTCCTTTGCGTTCAATGGGAGAATCTGAGGATGTATCTAATGCCGCTTTATTTTTAGCCAGCGATATGTCGAAATTTATTACAGGACAGGTAATAAGAGTAGACGGAGGATTAAACTTATAG
- a CDS encoding septal ring lytic transglycosylase RlpA family protein, whose product MKKALILLVVLMSTITYTESTAGKKSNNVNDAADKIRESVILPQFFEEAKSLPDKNTVEVAKADKLEYYETGKASFYGGKWHGRKTANGEIFDTYTMTAAHKTLPFGTKVKVTNLNNGKSVVVRINNRGPYVKGRVIDLSTAAFGAIESLNTGVTSVKLEIIK is encoded by the coding sequence ATGAAAAAGGCACTAATTTTACTTGTGGTACTAATGAGCACAATAACTTATACAGAAAGTACAGCTGGTAAAAAGAGTAACAATGTAAATGACGCGGCTGATAAAATAAGAGAGAGCGTAATCTTACCGCAGTTCTTTGAAGAGGCTAAAAGTTTACCGGATAAAAATACAGTGGAGGTAGCAAAGGCAGATAAGCTTGAGTATTATGAAACTGGTAAAGCATCATTTTACGGAGGGAAGTGGCACGGAAGAAAAACAGCTAATGGTGAAATTTTTGATACGTATACCATGACAGCAGCACATAAAACTTTACCGTTCGGAACAAAAGTAAAAGTAACAAACTTAAACAACGGTAAATCAGTAGTTGTTAGAATAAATAACAGAGGACCTTATGTAAAAGGCAGAGTTATTGACTTAAGTACTGCTGCATTCGGAGCTATTGAAAGTTTAAATACTGGAGTTACTTCAGTGAAATTAGAAATTATAAAATAG
- a CDS encoding thiamine pyrophosphate-dependent enzyme encodes MEDKFKIAKNEDIAWCPGCGNFSLLRIIQSALKELDMDPKNTVISSGIGQAAKMPQYIDLNFYNGLHGRGLPVAVAIKMANPNLNVIAEGGDGDMYGEGGNHFIHNVRRNPDIVHLVHDNQVYGLTKGQGSPTSSIGQKTSLQLNGVTSIPFNPIAVAISLGATFVAKAFTGDMQGTKEIIKAAIQHKGYALVDIFDPCPSFNKTNTFKWYQEHTYKLEGHDPADREKALKLAFDDHEREMFGLGIIYKREDIPTQEDNMWFYKDSKKPLYERKAAIERVLHKLGM; translated from the coding sequence ATGGAAGATAAATTCAAAATTGCAAAAAATGAAGATATTGCCTGGTGCCCTGGATGCGGGAATTTTTCTTTACTGAGAATAATTCAGAGTGCATTAAAAGAGCTGGATATGGATCCTAAAAATACCGTGATTTCTTCGGGGATCGGACAGGCAGCTAAAATGCCGCAGTATATAGATCTGAATTTTTATAACGGACTTCATGGAAGAGGGCTTCCTGTGGCGGTCGCAATAAAAATGGCGAATCCTAACCTGAATGTAATTGCAGAAGGCGGAGACGGTGATATGTACGGAGAAGGCGGAAATCATTTTATACATAATGTAAGAAGAAATCCTGATATTGTACATTTAGTGCATGATAATCAGGTATACGGACTTACAAAGGGACAGGGTTCTCCTACGAGTTCAATAGGTCAGAAAACAAGTCTCCAGCTTAACGGAGTCACATCAATTCCTTTTAATCCAATAGCTGTAGCAATAAGTCTCGGTGCGACATTTGTAGCAAAAGCTTTTACAGGCGATATGCAGGGAACAAAGGAAATTATAAAAGCAGCAATACAGCATAAAGGATACGCTTTGGTAGATATTTTTGATCCATGTCCGAGCTTCAATAAAACGAATACCTTCAAATGGTATCAGGAGCATACATATAAACTTGAAGGTCATGACCCTGCAGATAGGGAAAAAGCATTGAAACTGGCTTTTGACGATCATGAAAGAGAAATGTTCGGTTTGGGTATAATATACAAAAGAGAGGATATTCCTACACAGGAAGATAATATGTGGTTTTATAAAGATTCAAAAAAACCATTGTATGAAAGAAAAGCAGCAATAGAAAGGGTTTTACACAAACTCGGAATGTAG
- a CDS encoding 2-oxoacid:acceptor oxidoreductase subunit alpha codes for MDEISIVLSGEAGKGLKTVEEMVTKILAQDGYNIYASKEIMSRVRGGNNTTQIRVSNSYIGSYVNKTDFLFVFNPNALYRLEDRIQKETVIIGPKSFFKEEDFGKYNIKEAEFLRLASEIGNPIYSNTIVMGMILGMLNATKEEVYKALDEKFARKGEKLVQENIAAFEKGYSLGEEYKLNLKKGEPQKHISGNEAVTYGAAAGGMNFVAAYPMSPGTDVVMLAAQWEKEFGIIVEQAEDEIAAVNMVLGAWYAGARAMTSTSGGGFALMEEAISMSGIGELPLVIHNAMRPGPGTGLPTRTEQGDLNLAMYAGHGDFPRVLLAPTSLESGVELGQKAFNIADKYQVPVIILSDANYLSQSMNLGKVNLEENEYHVVESTEDYKRYQYTESGISPRSVPGYGKGLVKVDSDEHTEEGLITEDFDVRIKMMDKRMKKLDKYVDIEPELVGNPDYETLIVGWGSTYGAIKEALLKSGNEKTAFLSFKQVFPLPKSTKSYLDKAKKLVLIENNAVGHFGDLIKLKTGVEFHKKVLKYNGLPFNIEELIQEIGEY; via the coding sequence ATGGATGAAATCTCAATTGTCCTATCGGGAGAAGCCGGAAAAGGCTTGAAAACAGTAGAAGAGATGGTTACCAAAATATTGGCTCAAGACGGATATAATATATATGCGTCAAAAGAAATTATGTCAAGAGTAAGGGGCGGAAATAATACTACCCAAATAAGAGTGTCTAATTCATATATTGGTTCATATGTTAATAAAACAGATTTTTTGTTCGTATTTAATCCGAATGCATTATATAGACTAGAAGACAGAATCCAGAAAGAAACAGTAATAATCGGACCGAAATCATTTTTTAAAGAAGAGGATTTTGGAAAGTATAATATAAAAGAAGCCGAATTCCTGCGGCTGGCAAGTGAAATAGGAAACCCTATTTATTCCAATACAATTGTTATGGGAATGATTTTAGGAATGTTGAATGCTACGAAAGAAGAAGTATATAAGGCACTAGACGAGAAATTTGCCAGAAAAGGGGAAAAACTGGTTCAGGAAAATATAGCAGCTTTTGAAAAAGGATATTCTCTTGGTGAAGAGTATAAACTGAATCTGAAAAAAGGAGAACCGCAAAAGCATATTTCCGGTAATGAGGCTGTTACATACGGTGCAGCAGCAGGCGGCATGAACTTTGTAGCAGCTTATCCTATGTCTCCGGGTACTGATGTAGTAATGCTTGCAGCACAGTGGGAGAAAGAATTCGGGATAATAGTAGAGCAGGCAGAAGATGAAATCGCTGCTGTAAATATGGTTCTTGGTGCATGGTATGCAGGTGCAAGGGCGATGACTTCTACTTCTGGGGGAGGATTTGCATTAATGGAGGAAGCAATAAGCATGTCCGGTATAGGGGAGCTGCCTCTTGTAATTCATAATGCTATGAGACCAGGTCCGGGAACCGGGCTGCCTACGAGAACGGAACAGGGTGATTTGAATCTGGCAATGTATGCAGGACATGGAGACTTTCCGCGTGTTCTTCTGGCGCCTACATCACTTGAAAGCGGTGTGGAGCTGGGGCAAAAAGCCTTTAATATAGCTGATAAATATCAAGTGCCGGTAATAATACTAAGTGATGCTAATTATTTGTCTCAGTCAATGAATTTGGGAAAAGTAAATCTTGAAGAAAATGAATATCACGTTGTAGAAAGTACCGAGGATTATAAGAGATATCAGTATACAGAATCGGGAATATCACCGAGATCTGTTCCTGGCTACGGAAAAGGACTTGTAAAAGTAGATTCTGATGAGCATACTGAGGAAGGGCTTATTACAGAAGACTTTGATGTCAGAATAAAAATGATGGATAAGAGAATGAAAAAGCTTGATAAATATGTTGATATAGAACCTGAATTAGTAGGAAATCCTGATTATGAAACACTGATCGTAGGCTGGGGTTCTACATACGGGGCAATAAAAGAAGCTCTTTTGAAGAGCGGAAATGAAAAAACAGCATTTCTGAGTTTTAAGCAGGTATTCCCGCTGCCGAAGTCTACAAAGAGCTATCTGGATAAGGCTAAAAAGCTTGTTTTGATTGAGAATAACGCAGTGGGACATTTTGGCGATCTGATAAAGCTGAAAACCGGGGTAGAGTTTCATAAAAAAGTTTTGAAATATAACGGTCTGCCTTTTAATATAGAAGAATTAATCCAAGAGATAGGAGAGTATTAA
- a CDS encoding tetratricopeptide repeat protein, with protein MKKLIIILLFIITSGIFSKTNDVFLHEFGISDKSIEYYNKALNIKSMNGENSEIRSAYRDAVKEDGRNYLALDELGNIARMEGNIQEAGNYYLKSIEVNPDGYDSYNYLIDLYRSEGNKEKMRMYAEILVEKHPDYPDGYYILAQIYEEEENEDYALKYYSDALKNYNNYNTEKFPDRAEVILENRRLDSIIGIADIYTVKAEYVKALEKLLLINPLSSNYSDIERQNYTNAVVESLEKLNKKNKKLAGRYLKIFQDRNVLPRGYKF; from the coding sequence ATGAAAAAATTGATTATAATATTATTATTTATAATTACTTCCGGAATTTTTTCAAAAACAAATGATGTATTTTTACATGAATTTGGAATTTCGGATAAATCAATAGAATATTATAATAAAGCTTTAAACATAAAAAGTATGAACGGAGAAAACAGTGAAATAAGAAGTGCATACAGAGATGCTGTAAAAGAAGACGGGCGTAATTATCTTGCACTTGATGAGCTGGGAAATATAGCCAGAATGGAAGGGAATATACAGGAGGCAGGAAATTATTATCTGAAATCCATAGAGGTAAACCCTGACGGCTATGATTCATATAATTATTTAATAGATTTATACCGTTCAGAAGGAAATAAAGAAAAAATGAGAATGTATGCAGAAATACTTGTGGAAAAACATCCGGATTATCCTGACGGGTATTATATTCTTGCTCAAATATATGAAGAAGAGGAAAATGAGGATTATGCCCTGAAATATTATTCAGATGCCTTAAAAAACTATAATAATTATAATACAGAGAAGTTTCCTGACAGAGCAGAAGTAATACTGGAAAACAGAAGGCTGGATTCTATCATAGGGATAGCGGATATTTATACAGTCAAGGCAGAGTATGTAAAAGCTCTTGAAAAGCTTCTGCTTATCAATCCTCTTAGTTCCAATTACAGTGACATAGAAAGACAGAATTATACCAATGCAGTGGTGGAAAGTCTGGAAAAACTGAATAAAAAGAATAAAAAGCTTGCAGGGCGGTATTTGAAAATATTTCAGGACAGAAATGTACTGCCCAGAGGTTATAAATTTTAA
- a CDS encoding META domain-containing protein — MKKVLLIMLSVLFLFTVSSAKTAKFKKIKTLSSTSWKLTDFQNETLIYQYIGSKTLGEITLNFAKKENLVSGFSGVNTYSGNFEINGENITFSNLASTKLYGPRNVMEQEYKYLTVLPETATYKVLDEKTLKLITSDGTELTFTRTK, encoded by the coding sequence ATGAAAAAAGTTTTATTAATCATGTTGTCTGTACTGTTTTTGTTCACTGTATCATCTGCCAAAACAGCAAAATTTAAAAAGATAAAAACTTTATCGTCAACTTCTTGGAAATTAACTGATTTTCAGAATGAAACATTAATATACCAATATATAGGCTCAAAAACTTTAGGAGAAATTACTCTTAATTTTGCCAAAAAAGAAAATCTGGTATCAGGATTTTCAGGAGTAAATACTTACAGCGGAAACTTTGAAATAAATGGTGAAAATATCACATTTTCAAATTTGGCAAGTACTAAATTATATGGTCCGAGAAATGTAATGGAACAGGAATATAAATATCTTACTGTACTTCCTGAAACTGCCACGTATAAAGTGCTGGACGAAAAAACCCTGAAGCTGATTACTTCTGACGGGACAGAATTAACATTTACAAGAACTAAATAA